The Zerene cesonia ecotype Mississippi chromosome 19, Zerene_cesonia_1.1, whole genome shotgun sequence genome has a window encoding:
- the LOC119834347 gene encoding uncharacterized protein LOC119834347 → MSAPTTAGARTKKQNHANIPCPIEDCARFTYGKLPDHLTKIHGLTGAERDALNEQQRKRFFNGELCQVRYLKESAIRDLWGSDYDDPRIRAKIHQSYALVKIRIIPLAATQRSRPLTEQDANVLTAYNARTAPRPARVQRTRTRARPYTVPETSSVESRVSSESSEGEDSARSSLPLSPPPSSPSLPPSPAPYELQPVETRLQDIFDSKIDAGYKAVIDDMKKTMAMGRTLGTRKRKIYRTYRRYAKRLIAFLHRQHSPLAYDVDVLLCGERQVCAFLERISSEHKTKTLRNYIVAAIKLLDSRLFAIERDPSCKEKVVSMTRVYEVLLGRLNDCDRLLAQKEVICQKETFENDDLAQEFHESYDELV, encoded by the coding sequence ATGAGTGCGCCGACAACCGCCGGTGCTcgtacaaagaaacaaaaccaCGCCAACATACCTTGTCCCATTGAAGATTGCGCTCGGTTCACATATGGAAAACTTCCTGATCATCTCACGAAAATACATGGACTGACCGGAGCCGAGCGAGACGCTCTCAATGAACAACAACGTAAAAGATTCTTTAACGGTGAACTTTGCCAAGTTCGTTATTTGAAAGAATCAGCTATAAGAGATCTTTGGGGGTCCGATTACGACGATCCACGGATCAGAGCGAAAATACACCAAAGTTACGCACttgttaaaataagaattatacCTCTAGCTGCAACTCAACGAAGTCGCCCCTTGACGGAGCAGGATGCGAATGTTCTAACAGCTTATAATGCAAGAACGGCTCCGAGACCAGCGCGAGTTCAAAGGACAAGAACCCGAGCTAGACCGTACACTGTGCCTGAAACCAGTTCAGTTGAAAGCCGCGTATCCAGTGAATCAAGCGAGGGCGAAGACAGTGCCCGCAGTTCATTGCCTCTTTCACCTCCACCATCTTCTCCATCTCTGCCGCCATCACCAGCACCGTATGAATTACAACCAGTAGAAACACGACTGCAAGACATATTTGATTCCAAAATTGACGCTGGCTACAAAGCTGTGATtgatgacatgaaaaaaacCATGGCGATGGGTCGAACGCTCGGAACGAGGAAACGAAAAATCTACAGAACATACCGGCGATATGCAAAACGATTGATCGCATTTTTACATCGGCAGCACTCGCCGCTGGCGTATGATGTTGATGTTCTCCTGTGTGGGGAGAGACAAGTTTGTGCTTTCCTCGAGCGTATAAGCAGCGAGCATAAAACTAAAACGCTCAGAAACTACATCGTAGCAGCGATAAAATTGCTGGATTCACGCCTTTTTGCCATTGAAAGAGACCCCTCGTGCAAGGAAAAAGTTGTATCAATGACACGTGTGTATGAAGTTTTGCTTGGACGCTTGAACGATTGTGATCGACTTCTTGCGCAAAAAGAGGTAATATGCCAAAAggaaacatttgaaaatgatGATTTAGCACAAGAATTCCACGAAAGCTACGATGAACTGgtataa